The genomic window CAACACCATGTTTTTCTAGGTATAGAAAACCTGCcatttgagctacagaggaatttCACTCTTATGAGAGACCTGGACACACGGACTGAGGGTGAGACTCTCACACAGATCTGATATTATCATTGTTGTTGTTATCACAACAGGTAAATAGCAAACACTTATCCAGAGTGTCAAAAGTCAGTGTGCATGTAGCCCATGTGATGGTTGTAACCACAACTTACTATAAATCaattcatctctctttctctcagatcTGAAAGGGCAGATAGACTCTTTGGCTCGTGAGTACACGTCAAATGCACACACCCTCTCCTCTGAGCAGAAGCTCTCCCTGCTCCGGCAGATCCAGCAGTCATATGGCAAGTGTAAAGAGTTTGGAGATGACAAGGTACAGCTGGCCATGCAGACCTATGAGATGGTGAGTAAAACTTTAGGATGGTTACAGTAGATTGAGAATAGGAGTGCTGCTTGGGGTCCATAGTAGTAGTGAGGAAAGGAAAGGTTGTCTTTGGAGAGAGGGTTACCCTTGCCTGCCCGTGAACATGCACTGTAGAATCATTTGTTGTTTGTACCTCAGGTTGCAGGTAAACCTTACATAGTTAAAGATATGTTATATTCTCAATTAGCATGTTTGATGCAGCTGGAAATGTTGAATAGTACACATTTTGATGTTGAGCAGCAGTGGACACACTTTTTTTCTTCCACTGTGATTAGTTAGCCTAGAAAAGCTGTGATGTCGAGTAATTTCTATGTGATGTCTCAGTCAGTGTTCTGTTATTCATTGTGACCCCTCAGGTGGACAAACACATCCGCAGGCTGGACACAGACCTGGCCCGCTTCGAGGCAGACCTGAAGGAGAAAAAGATTGAGAGCACCGATTATGATTCGACCTCCAGCAAGGGAAACAAGAGTAAGTTCTGTTCGGACACTTTGTGCTCATTTTAATTTGGTTCTGTAGCTTTAACCCACATGTGACTTTTTAGTGTTGTCTCACACAAACAACAACATTTAAGCCTATAGATAGCTGTGAATTGGGCCGTGTTCATAATGGCATGCAATGGAAAATGTTTTACAAAAATGAGCttattcttattggacaagtccaatTAGTCCCTCCCTATATCAGTCTATTTTCTTCTGTTTAGTgcttaatgaacacgacccaggcaAGCTCCATATGTGTCCATAGCCTGAAGAGTTTTGCGTCTTTTTTCAGGTGAGCTCAGGGGGCCAAAAGAGAAGAAGGTGGCTCGCACAAGGTTAAAGGTGAAGTCAGACGACGACTGCAGCCCCAAGAGCGGACAGAAGAAAGTCAAAATAACACAACCGTATGTACAATTAAAACATACTGTAAGCTGATTCTTTGGACCAGATATAAGCTAGACTGCAAATTCTCATCTCCACTCCAATAACCCCCTGAACCTAACCGAAATGTGCTGTTCTGGTCTTCTCTCACTGTACCTTACAACAGTCTCTGATACAGTACATCTCTTCCTCTCAGTATTAATTCCCATTGTCCTCCCTTGTTGTGTCCTTAGGCCTGAGTTCACAGCCCCTACAGTGAACTTTGGGAACGTCCACCCCTCGGACGTGCTGGACATGCCCGTGGACCCCAACGAGCCCACCTACTGCCTGTGTCACCAAGTGTCCTACGGAGAGATGATCGGCTGTGACAACACAGACGTGAGTCTACAGCTTTCTGCCATTGGTAATCTAGTGGTACATGAGCACTAGGTCCAGAGTTGGGGTCAGTTCCTTTTCAATTCAGGAAGGAAACTGACATTCTAATTCCCTTTTTTTTCCTCATAGAGAGAAGCAATGACATCACTTCCTGAGATGATGGACTTGAAATGAACCCCAACCCTGATTGGGTCAACTATTCACTATGAGCCAAATCCTAACCTGAAATCTGGACACTAGAATGTTCCTACATAAAATACCACATTGACATGAATGTGTGATTTCACGAAGTCTGAGTTATAAATGAGAGATGGCGTTGAATGTTTGGCACAATGTTTGGTAAAACCTAAATAAAGGCTAGTTCCTTTTGGTCCATTTTGACCAAGATAAACCCACTAGTGACCAAGAGAATCCCTATACTAATGGAATAATACTAATCAGAATGTACTGTGTGTGTTGGTCTCATTGCAGTGCTCCATTGAGTGGTTCCACTTTGCCTGCGTTGGGTTGACGACAAAACCCAGAGGAAAATGGTAAGTCAAAGAAGAGATGGAAATCTGGAATTTAGGATGAGAAAATAAGGATGTTTCTCCTGTAACAGAAGAGATCAACTCACTGAatgtacattcctctctctctctatttctctctctccctcaccctcttttCTCTCTATCATTTCCTTCCCCCAGGTACTGTCCAAGGTGTACTCAGGAGAGGAAGAAAAAATAAACCCAGAGAA from Coregonus clupeaformis isolate EN_2021a chromosome 17, ASM2061545v1, whole genome shotgun sequence includes these protein-coding regions:
- the LOC121586423 gene encoding inhibitor of growth protein 4 isoform X1 codes for the protein MAAGMYLEHYLDSIENLPFELQRNFTLMRDLDTRTEDLKGQIDSLAREYTSNAHTLSSEQKLSLLRQIQQSYGKCKEFGDDKVQLAMQTYEMVDKHIRRLDTDLARFEADLKEKKIESTDYDSTSSKGNKSELRGPKEKKVARTRLKVKSDDDCSPKSGQKKVKITQPPEFTAPTVNFGNVHPSDVLDMPVDPNEPTYCLCHQVSYGEMIGCDNTDCSIEWFHFACVGLTTKPRGKWYCPRCTQERKKK
- the LOC121586423 gene encoding inhibitor of growth protein 4 isoform X2; this encodes MAAGMYLEHYLDSIENLPFELQRNFTLMRDLDTRTEDLKGQIDSLAREYTSNAHTLSSEQKLSLLRQIQQSYGKCKEFGDDKVQLAMQTYEMVDKHIRRLDTDLARFEADLKEKKIESTDYDSTSSKGNKSELRGPKEKKVARTRLKVKSDDDCSPKSGQKKVKITQPPEFTAPTVNFGNVHPSDVLDMPVDPNEPTYCLCHQVSYGEMIGCDNTDREAMTSLPEMMDLK